A segment of the Methanobacterium petrolearium genome:
TCTGGCCTGTTCTTTGAAGAACCGGCGGGTGCATTCAGGGCATAGGTTACCTCCAAATGGCCTGTTAGGTCTTTTTTGGGATTTGGAAAGTTTTCCTATCTCGTAAGGTCTTCCCCTGGGAACTCCGTGTAAAAGTTTACCACACTCAGCACAATGGTGCTTTTTAGGTTTCTTCTTCTTGTAGTGGAGGACTGTTTTGCCTCCAGGAGTCCTGCGGAAGGTTCTTTTATAGGTTCGTGATCTGTATCTTAATGCTGGCATTTTTCTTATTCTCCTCTTTGAGTTTAAATTAATTTGTATCTCGTGAATATCAGATTAATTTCGTGTAGTAAATGTTTCATGTGAATTAACGTATTCCTGATTGAAATAATCTATCTGAGCTATTCAGGTCATCAGTCTAGATTCCTCCACTTTTAAGTCCCATGAACTTTCTGAACACCATGGACATGGCAAAGGAACATAGGAAGTACCATCCTAACCATTCAATAGCCATGTAGGGGACTCCGGGTGACTGGTGATAGAATGTGTGGAATACTGGCACCAGAAGTACGTAGAATATGAAGGAAGGTAATTCTACCACTAATTTGCTGATGAATGTTTCCTGTCCCATCCACCAGAAAACAAGTATGATGGGTACAAAAGTAACGATCATTGGTTTGAAAGAGTTCATCATCATTTGCTGCTGCATTTTCATGAACTCTGCCTGGTTTTCTTGTACTTTGGCCATTGCCTTGGGATCACCAGATTTCTGGGCTGCCATCATTTCCTGCTGGAAGGATTTCATTTTTTTCTGTGAATCTTGCAGTTTGTCCTGGTCAACCAGTAGTTTGTTGGCCAGGGTTATGAAGAACGCCACAATGGTGGATATCACAAACACACCAATCATGGGGCCAAATGTATTGATCAGTGGCATGAACACGAAGTCCAGTGCCGCAAATACTGGTTGGGTTATGAATTCAAATGCCATATTAATTTCCTCTCATACCCCATCAATGAAGGTTTTTATATTTCATTTCTCCATTTCATCAGGGTTTTTTATATTCCATTTCCCTATTTCAAGGTTCCTTTCATTTCATTAACCGATTCATCTAACCGGTCGTTATGATTTTCTATAATCTTGACTGTGGCCCCGGTGTATACGGCGTATGCCATGGCTGTGGCTCGGTTCATTTCCTGGTGTAGTTTGATATCGTTGAGGCGTTCTGAGTCTCTGGTTCTGGTGGTGTCAGTGATACGGCGCATGAGTATTTCATCACCATCAGCTTCAATGAGTATGAACATGTCTGGTTGTAGTTTCTCTAAAACCCATTGTGGCAGTCCTGGTAGGAAGCCGGAAGGTGTTCTTATGGTGCAATGGGTGTCTACAATGATATTAGATTCAGCCGATCTTTCTTTTATTGCCTTGGCAGCTTTTTTCTGAATTTTTTTCTGGGTTTCTGGGGGGAGTTTACGCAGTGAGTCCCTTTCCTCAACTAATTCCATTCCCAGGGCTATTTCAAGCATCACATCCCCATAATTCACATGAATATAATTCGCTTCTTTTAAGGCGTGTTTGAGCACTGTGGTGCTCCCTGATCCCGGTATCCCTGCAACTACAACAACTTTCATCTTATTCACCTAAGAAATTTCTGAGCATGGGGTGTACATCCATGAGTTGTTCTTTTGCAATTTCTTCATAAAGCTGGTACACGATACCAACAGTAAGAAGAACACCTGTTCCTCCTCCCAGTGCACCGGTAAGGTCAGCTCCTAAGGCCAAAAGACCTACTGCAGCACCCCCCATTACGGTTATGGCAGGGATGTATTTTTTAAGTATTCTTTCAAACTGAGTACGGCTACTCCTGAATCCAGGTATCTGCATACCCATACCATGTAACTGTTTAGCCACATCTTTGGGTCCAATGTTACTTAATTCCACCCATAACCATGCAAATAGTATACACGATCCTATGAACACCAAACCATAAAATAACACTCCTAACGGGTTAGTGAAAATATTTGAAATACCGGTAGGTGTGGTTAAATAGTAGGCTATTCCACTGACTGCCTGTCCATTGGATATGGTTCCCAGTATAGGGAATCCTAATTTCTGGAATAATGCTGCGAATAATTGTACGTTCAGGAGTAATGCACTGGTCAGGATAACTGGCATGTTACTGGCATAGATAAATTTCAGAGGATATTTACCACGGGCCCCCTTCACTCCTCCAAAGGATAAGGGTATTTCAACTCGCATACTCTGTGCATATACTACTACTAAAAACACCACGATAAGTGAGAATACTGGTATTAATATGCTGAAGTCGGGTTGGCTGGTGGTTAACAGGTATATGAATTGGGGTATTGCACCGGAAGGCACTCCTGGTGATACAGAAGTTGCCAATGGATTGAATGCTCCAATTATGATCTGTGCTGAAACACCGGCTGCAATGAAAAGTCCCACTCCACTTCCAAATCCCCATTTGGATACCACTTCATCCAGAAATATGATCAATATTCCACCAATGGCAACCTGTAAAATCATGAGCCATTCTAGTCCTGGGGATGATGCTTGAAGTGAACCAGTAAGTATCAAGACCCCTCCCTCAAAGAGAGTGAAAATCATTGCCAGGAGTTTCTGAGTTCCCTGGAAGAAAGCCTTGTCTTCAGGCTGTGAAAGATCTAGGTCAAGGACCTTCCCCCCAACCAGAAGTTGGAGTATGATTGATGCGGTTACTATGGGCCCTATACCTAGGGTTACGATAGAACCAAAACTACCCGCCATTACCGCCCTCAACTGGGCGAACTGATCTACTGAAGTTGCACTTAAACCAAATAATGGTATCTGAGTCAGTACAAAGTAGAGTATCAAAATTACCCCGGTCCACTTTAATTTTTCTTTAAAGGGAACCCGGTAGGTAGGTGACCTTACCTGAGGTAAAAATGAGAACATCTGCAGAAGAGCTTCCTTCAACAATTATATTCACTCCTTATGGGAACAGGGACTTTCAATAAAAATTATTGGAGAGTTACTGCTTCCCCACCGTTTTCTTCAATCTTACGCATGGCACTCTGTGAGAAATGTTTCGCCTTAAGGGTGAGTGCCCTGGTAACTTTTCCTTTACCCAGAACTTTGTCATAGCCTAACTGGCTAACATCAATGATTATGTTCTTACCTTCTTTCTGGGCTAATTCTTTTTGAACCAGTTTCTCTGCGTTGTCATCCAGATAATCCAGATTAACTGTTTTGAACTTGTTTATGGTCTTTGGAGGTCTTTTAAAACCGCTTTTACCAAAGCGGTCTGGGTCGAATTTAACTACCCATGTCCACATATGTTTATGACCTCCGGCTTTTCCTCTTCCACCACGGTGCCCTGCTCCTCTCCTTTTCTTGGAACAGCCTCCGCCGATGGTACGTGAGCCTCGCATTTTATTTATTTTGCGGGTTTTCCTTATCATATTGTACACCTTGAATTGTGATTGGATAAAATTTTTGGTTGATGTTTCAATTTTTAGAGTTTTTTAGGTTGTAATGGGTTGATGTGTGATAATATTTACACCATCTTCTTTATAAGTTCGGAAATTTCTTCTCCCCGGTAACCCAGTGTTCCTCCTTCATTGAAACTTTTTCTGATGTGATCATATCCTTTCCTTGGGGGATGTAGTCGGAATACTGGTTTTAGACCAACATCTTCCAGGGTGGTTTCCTCATTTAGGAGGGCTTCTGATAGTTCTTCTGCTGATTTATAATCTCCCAGTTCAGCTAGAGCTTCAGGTGTGAATCGTTCTCTTCCAGGGAATCTTCCTCTTTTTTCAATTAACTGGGTTAATGTTTCCTGGTTGATTTCTCCCCAGGTTATGTAGTCTTTACTTTTCTGGAGCATTCCTTGATAGCTGGGAGTGTCTGGCATGAGAACTGCGTGATTGATTCTTGTTAGTCTGAGCATGTCCAGGGTGTCAGCTATGTCATGGTTGATCCCGGTGCGTCCTCTGACTCTTAATGCTATAATCATGTTTATCACCTTACTCCACACAGACGCCTAGTTTTTTAAGGTCTTTGGTAGGTGCTTTAACCATGCTTAACTTTTTAAGAGCGTCAAATACTGCTCCTGCAAAGTTGATTGTGGTTTGGGTTTGTCCTCTTGTTTGAGACCATATATCGTCGATTCCTGCTAGTCCCAGGATGGTTTTGCCCACGTTTCCTATGGCCAGGCCCACTCCTCCCGGGGCGGGTATGAGGGTTACTCGGACACTGCCACTTTTACCTTCCACTTTAAATGGTACGGTGTGTTCTCGTCCGCAGACACATCCCCAGTCTCCGCAACCTCTTCGGACTTTGATGATGTTGTATTTAGCATCATCTACTGCTTTTCTGATGGCTGGACCTACTTCTTTGGCTTTTCCCTGGCCCAGTCCCACGTATCCGTTTTTGTTTCCCACAGCTACAATAACCCGGAAGTTAACTTTACGCCCTGATTTGTGCATTCTCTGCACCAGGTTCACGTCCATTACCTCTTCTTCCAGATCTGGGAGTAGTGAATCCACTATTTCCAGTTCCATGATGGGGAGGCCACGGTCGAAGATCTCATCGATACTGGTGATTTGACCCTCCTTTACCATGTGCCCCAGGTTGGTTTTGGGCTCCCATTCCTCGTTGTTATAATCATTCATTATGATACCTCTTTTTCGATCTTTTCCTTGATACTTTGAAAGTGATCAGGTAAGTCCTGTGGGGAAAGTCCCTTTTTCAGATATTGGGAGAACTTTTTCTCCATTTCAGCTTTGTCCAATGTTTGGGCGTACTGGGCAATGTGTTCTCCGGTGATTCTGTCATCGTCAGGAAGTACAATATCATTGTAAGGTATTTCAAGACCGGCATCAATTGCTCCTTTGAGTGCTGCATACACTCTGGAACCTTTTGTTGAGCTTTTAAGTCCCATGTCCAGGACTGCTCCACCTATACCTTCTTTGATGGCTTTTTTAGCGCAAAGGTATCCTGTTAGGTATGCTGCGGATGTGTTTTTTCCACTGGCCATCCATCCTATATTTTTAAGTTCCTGGGAATGGGCTGAAATCAGTGTTTGATCTCCGGAAAGTTCCACATCAATTATTTGGGCTATGGTGTGATTACCAGTAACTCGAATTACCAGACGATGCTTGTCCAATCCTATAAGTTTTAATCTTGCACCGTAATCGGTTTTTCCTTCTTTTCTACGCTTAAATGCTACTTTATATCTTGATCCGTGTGCCATTGTCATTACCCCTTTATCTTAATAGGTCGTGGTCTCTGGCGTAGGTTTTCATGTAGGATTTACTACGGAATGCCCCACCTTTAGCCATTCTGTATAGTTTACGGTAGGTGGTGCGGTTGATTTCACGTTCATCCCTCATGTCCTTGAGGTCCTTTCGGAGTGCCCTGATAGTAGTCATCCAGGCTTTCTTTTTAGGGTTTCTTGCCCCTTTTGCTCCTTTTATACTTCCTCTGCCTTTCCTTCTTCCTTTCTTTTTCTGTTCTGCTATCTTTTTTGATCGGTAACTGCTGATTCCTTTTTTGGGTCGTGCTTTTATGTACCCGTCCTGGATGAGTTTGTTAACTCCTTCCCTGGTGATTGCCCGGGAAACTTCTTCCAGGTTATCAGGGTCTATCCATACCCTGTTCACACCCACTTTTAGCAGGTCTGCAGCTAGTCTCTTTTGAGTAGTAAGATTCATAAAGAAACCTCCAATTTCAACCTTTTTGAAAAAAAGGTTGATCAAAACTTTTTTTAAAATCCTGATGATATGTGTTCAGGATTCTTGGGGATGCTAATTTCCCTTTGCATCCATTTTCATTTTTTTCCATGTTTCCATCATCATTAGGGGATGATGGCCCTGTATATTCCTATGATATCCGTTTTTTTTTGAGTGGTGTTAATCTGATGATTATCACCATGCAAACGGTTTAGGATATTGATGATTTATGATTGATGATATTTTTGGGATTGTGAGATTCTATTCATTCAGGATCTTGATTCCCAGCTCATCTGCTTTTTCGAGCAATACTTCTCTTTTTCTGAGTCCGACAGTTGAGCTGATCCTTCCGGCCTGGGTTTCGGGTTTTAATTTTTCCAGGTCCTTAACATTGCACACCAGGACATCCTCATATCCTGAGGGATGTAATCCTTTTGTGGCATTGGGTGAACAGTATCCGATGGTTGGCATGGCAGGTTTACGACCTTCATACCTTCGGGTTTTACTAGTTTTACCCCGGGTTTTCCTCCATTTTTCGCCCAATTTTTTGTACCGGTGCCATTCCTGTCTTCTGAATTTTGGTTTCCTCATTGGGGATCACTCCTTAGCCACCAGGTATATTCCATCCTGGAATACCCTTGGGTCTCTGCCCTTGATTTTAGTAGCTTGTTCAAGGTTGGCCATGGTTTGGCCCACATCTTCTTTATTCACACCGGTGATGATTACTTCATCTCCCTGAACTTTTACCTGAGCTGTGCCCACAACTTTGGCTGTGCGGGGGTAGCGTTCTCCCAGGAAGTTTTCGATGGTTACTTTTTCCTTGGCTGCCTTGACAGTCATTGGGAAGTGAGCGTAAACAATTTTCATCCGGTAGGTGAATCCTTCGGTTAATCCTTGGATCATGTTACTGATATGGGATTTTATGGTTCCCAACATTGCTTTATCCTTCTTTTTAGGGAAGCGAGTTTCCAGCACCACCATACTATCTTCCTGTTTAATGGTGACGTTACCCTGATTGAACTTACGTTTAAGTTCTCCTTTGGGCCCGTTAACTGTCACTTCTTTGTCTATGGTGACTTCCACGCCTTCTGGGACGGGTATTTCTTCCCTTAGAACCACTGCTAAAGCCATTTTTAATCACCTTAATAAACGTATACCAATAACCTACCACCTATACCGTGTTCTTTGGCTTCTTGGTGGGTCATTATACCTTCAGAGGTAGTGACTATCATTATTCCAAAGTTCTTTGATGGTAAGTATCGTTTTTCAAATTTTTCAAACTCGTCATTTTTCACGGCATGTCTGGGCTTTATCACACCGCACTTGTTTATGTTACCCTCTAGTTCCACGGTGAATTGTCCTGCCTTTTCATCATCAACATATTCAAATTCACCAATGTAACCTTCTTTTTGCATTGTCCTCAGGACCTGCCCAATCATTTTAGATGCTGGAGTTATGTTACATTTGTTGTTTCCCTGCATCTCATTGTTACGCATATTTGTAAGGGCGTTGGCCAGAGGATCCATAAGTGTCATCTTGTCACCTCTAATTAAACTTTTTAAATCCTATTTTAGGGGCAAGTTCTCGGAAACATTGTCGACAGAGCATGAGACCATATCTTCTCACCAGAGCAGAGTGATCTCCGCATCTTCTACATTTCCTGGATGCCTTTCCGTATTTTCTGGGCAATTTATCACCTATTCATCATCTTTATCAGATTTTATTTTAATCTGGAAATGTTCCTTCATGTACTCCAGTGTCTCGTCTTGCGTGACCTGGTGTTTGTGAGGAATGTGCTTTCGCTGAATTTTCCTTCTTTTAATCCCGTATCCTGGTTTTTCGAATGTTACGTTAACGTTCATCCCGAATATTCCAATATCAGGTTCATAGCGCATTCCAGGAATATCAATATGTTCCTCGATTCCAAAGGATAAGTTACCTTGACGATCAAACTGTCGAGATCTGATTTTGTTATCAATTCCAGAAAGAATGAGCTTAACAGCATCGTGTGCCTTTTCACCACGGAGAGTTACCTTGCAAGCTACAGGTTGACCTTTTCTGATTCCAAATTCAGGATTGGTTACTTTAGATGTTGTACGCACTGGTTTCTGGTTGGTGATATTCTTGAGCAGTTTTTCTGCTCTGGCCAGTTTTTCACCACCTTCTCCAACTCCAATGTTAACTGTGGCTTTTGCTATTTGTACCTGTTGCATTGGGTTCATTTACTGGCCTCCAGGGAGTGAAATCGCTGGTTTGTCTTTTCCCAGGACAAAAACATAGTCCTGTAATGTTTGGAAAGTTTTATCCTTGGTTTCGATTAGTACTGTGTTGGGTATGGGGCCGCTGTTGATGTTGATTTCCTTCACATTTCCCCTTTCACCAATGTGCTTACCCCCGGTTATGATTCCAAGGGTTCCATCTTCAAATTTGATTTGATCTTTTATTTCCTGTTCAGGTACATTGAGCACCAGGACATCACCAGTTTTGCAATCATCATCAGTAATGTAGTTTCTACCGTCATGGAGGTTTAACTGTGTTTTACCTCCTTTGATGGTGGTTTTATCCTGAATCTTGCAAAGTTTGAATCCAGTGTTTGCTTTTTCTATGGGGTGGAGCATCAGTCTTCCACGCTCATCAGGCAATACACGATAAGCTTTTTCAGTCTTTGGTATTTGGATTACATCCATGAATCCAACTGGGAATTTATAGTCCTTACGGATGCGGCCGTCCACCATGATTTCACCATTGTTGATGATGATTCTGGCTTCGCGGGCGTTGTCTGCTATTTGGAGTATGTCACGAACTACAACAAGTAATGGTAATGATCCTTCGATGGTGTGTGGTCCTGGACTGGGTTTCACCGTCCACGTAAACTCTTTTGGGTGGATGGGCCAGTGTTCTGGTGATTTGAATCGTTTTAAATGTTTTCTTGATCCCATTTTGGCCATTTTATCCCTTCCTCTCTAATATATCATTTCTTTCATCATCATCCAGATCCATTTCCATGAGCATTGCATTGGAGGGATGTACTGGATGGTAAACTTGATTTCCGTCAGGTTTCTGCACACTCATACCTTCAATCATGATTCGGTAGTGTTTAAGATCCACATCTTCTACTTTTCCTTCGTGGTCTCTGAAGTCCCCTCGCAGAACTTTTACAGTATCCCCTTTCCTCACAGGTAGGGAGCGACGTCCATATTCTTCCCGTAGTTCTGGGCTGAGGGTGACGCTCATCAATTTATGACGGAGGTGTAATGGTGCTTGGTAACGTAATTTCCTCTGTTTTCTTGGTTGTTTGGACATTTAATCACCTACACAATAATACTGGCAGCGCTTCCCACAGATGGCCATCTGTCCGCAGCTTCCTTAGCCACAGGTCCTCTTATTTCAGAACCTTTCAACATTCCTTCTGGAGTTACTATGACTGCAGCGTTGTCCTCGAATTTTACTCTAAGTCCATCAGCTCGGCGGAATTCCTTTTTTTGCCTAACAACTACCGCGGTGGTGACTTCTCGACGCATGTCCACGGTTCCTTTTTTAACGGATATTACCACCATGTCCCCTACACCGGCACTTCCTAGTCTTCTTCTGACACCTTTGTATCCTTTGACTGATACTATTTCCACTTCACGGGCTCCGGTGTTATCCACACATTGCAGGCGGGCTCCGATGGGTAATGATTTACTGACTTTTGATGTGATGGCCTTCATTTTTAATCCCCTTTTACTTCCACCACTACGAAGTGCTTGGTCTTGGAAAGGGGTCGGCACTCCGCAATCTTGACTGTATCACCAATGTTTACCTGGATACAGTCTGGTTTATGTACGTTTATTTTCGATTTTCTTTTTTCGTATCGTTCGTATTTTCGTATGAACTTGTAAAAACTTCTTTCAACTGTGATGGTCCGTTCTGCCTTGTCACTGGTGACTATTCCTTCCAGGATCTGGCCCCGCACTGGCAGGGTCCCATGGAAGGGACAGTTAGGATCTTCACATTTTTCTTTGGGTTCGGTAACTTCAATACCAACCATAGTATCACCAATATTTCCTAAATCTCTTTTTTATCCTGTCTTCCGGGCGAGAAATTATTATCTTGCCATCTATTTCTACTGTGATTCCCTCGGGAAGTTTGAACTGGAATGTTGCACTTCCTTTGGGTATGATTTTTTCATTGCCTTCACCATCATCAATGGTGAGGGTGTTTTTGGTTTCGTTAACCACTTTTCCTTTAATTCCTTCTAAATCCCCATGCAAACCACCGGTGACTTCTAGTTCCAAGCCCACCAGTTCATGTTTCATAATGTTTTGTGGTGTGATCATGGTATCAGTTGTGCATGGGTGTGTGATGTTCCTGAAAATCATATATTTGTTCTGATGGTTTCAGGTGTTAGTGGCTTAACTATTTGATTATTAAACCTCTAATAAAGTTTGAACTTAAAATTTATGGTTATATTTGGCATGAATGAGCATGTTGACTGTTATGTTAATTTAACAACCACATGCCATGAAATCCAATGATTAACCAAGCATCTAACGAATTTGGATGGTGTCTGAAGAAAAGCCCATTTCGGCCAAGACTTCCTTAACCCTCCTTTTATGGTCTCCTTGCAGTTCGATTTGGCCCTTCTTGGACGTTCCACCGCAGGCACATCTGTTTTTCAGTTCCTTGGTGAGTTCTCTGATGTCAATATCGTGTTCATCTATTCCCTCTACAATAGTCATCAGTTTTCCAAATCTTCTTCTCACCGTGTAGACTTTTACACTCTGTATCTCTCGGGCTATTTCCTCACAAACGCAGAGTTCTTCTGGTAGACCACAAACTTCGCAGATTTTCATCGATTTTAGTTCTCCTTATTTTTTTCGTTAATTATGGTTTTGACTCGTGCAATGGTTCTTTTAAGTTCCTTGATCTTGCCTGGGTTTTCGT
Coding sequences within it:
- the rpsE gene encoding 30S ribosomal protein S5, with the protein product MNDYNNEEWEPKTNLGHMVKEGQITSIDEIFDRGLPIMELEIVDSLLPDLEEEVMDVNLVQRMHKSGRKVNFRVIVAVGNKNGYVGLGQGKAKEVGPAIRKAVDDAKYNIIKVRRGCGDWGCVCGREHTVPFKVEGKSGSVRVTLIPAPGGVGLAIGNVGKTILGLAGIDDIWSQTRGQTQTTINFAGAVFDALKKLSMVKAPTKDLKKLGVCVE
- the rnp1 gene encoding ribonuclease P protein component 1, whose product is MITPQNIMKHELVGLELEVTGGLHGDLEGIKGKVVNETKNTLTIDDGEGNEKIIPKGSATFQFKLPEGITVEIDGKIIISRPEDRIKKRFRKYW
- a CDS encoding 30S ribosomal protein S17, translating into MVGIEVTEPKEKCEDPNCPFHGTLPVRGQILEGIVTSDKAERTITVERSFYKFIRKYERYEKRKSKINVHKPDCIQVNIGDTVKIAECRPLSKTKHFVVVEVKGD
- a CDS encoding 50S ribosomal protein L19e, giving the protein MNLTTQKRLAADLLKVGVNRVWIDPDNLEEVSRAITREGVNKLIQDGYIKARPKKGISSYRSKKIAEQKKKGRRKGRGSIKGAKGARNPKKKAWMTTIRALRKDLKDMRDEREINRTTYRKLYRMAKGGAFRSKSYMKTYARDHDLLR
- the rplX gene encoding 50S ribosomal protein L24 produces the protein MSKQPRKQRKLRYQAPLHLRHKLMSVTLSPELREEYGRRSLPVRKGDTVKVLRGDFRDHEGKVEDVDLKHYRIMIEGMSVQKPDGNQVYHPVHPSNAMLMEMDLDDDERNDILERKG
- the rpmD gene encoding 50S ribosomal protein L30 yields the protein MIIALRVRGRTGINHDIADTLDMLRLTRINHAVLMPDTPSYQGMLQKSKDYITWGEINQETLTQLIEKRGRFPGRERFTPEALAELGDYKSAEELSEALLNEETTLEDVGLKPVFRLHPPRKGYDHIRKSFNEGGTLGYRGEEISELIKKMV
- a CDS encoding 50S ribosomal protein L5, translating into MNPMQQVQIAKATVNIGVGEGGEKLARAEKLLKNITNQKPVRTTSKVTNPEFGIRKGQPVACKVTLRGEKAHDAVKLILSGIDNKIRSRQFDRQGNLSFGIEEHIDIPGMRYEPDIGIFGMNVNVTFEKPGYGIKRRKIQRKHIPHKHQVTQDETLEYMKEHFQIKIKSDKDDE
- a CDS encoding 30S ribosomal protein S4e codes for the protein MAKMGSRKHLKRFKSPEHWPIHPKEFTWTVKPSPGPHTIEGSLPLLVVVRDILQIADNAREARIIINNGEIMVDGRIRKDYKFPVGFMDVIQIPKTEKAYRVLPDERGRLMLHPIEKANTGFKLCKIQDKTTIKGGKTQLNLHDGRNYITDDDCKTGDVLVLNVPEQEIKDQIKFEDGTLGIITGGKHIGERGNVKEININSGPIPNTVLIETKDKTFQTLQDYVFVLGKDKPAISLPGGQ
- a CDS encoding 50S ribosomal protein L34e; this translates as MPALRYRSRTYKRTFRRTPGGKTVLHYKKKKPKKHHCAECGKLLHGVPRGRPYEIGKLSKSQKRPNRPFGGNLCPECTRRFFKEQARSEARS
- a CDS encoding 50S ribosomal protein L32e; protein product: MRKPKFRRQEWHRYKKLGEKWRKTRGKTSKTRRYEGRKPAMPTIGYCSPNATKGLHPSGYEDVLVCNVKDLEKLKPETQAGRISSTVGLRKREVLLEKADELGIKILNE
- the yciH gene encoding stress response translation initiation inhibitor YciH, which translates into the protein MKICEVCGLPEELCVCEEIAREIQSVKVYTVRRRFGKLMTIVEGIDEHDIDIRELTKELKNRCACGGTSKKGQIELQGDHKRRVKEVLAEMGFSSDTIQIR
- a CDS encoding uL15 family ribosomal protein, coding for MIRKTRKINKMRGSRTIGGGCSKKRRGAGHRGGRGKAGGHKHMWTWVVKFDPDRFGKSGFKRPPKTINKFKTVNLDYLDDNAEKLVQKELAQKEGKNIIIDVSQLGYDKVLGKGKVTRALTLKAKHFSQSAMRKIEENGGEAVTLQ
- a CDS encoding 50S ribosomal protein L18; this translates as MAHGSRYKVAFKRRKEGKTDYGARLKLIGLDKHRLVIRVTGNHTIAQIIDVELSGDQTLISAHSQELKNIGWMASGKNTSAAYLTGYLCAKKAIKEGIGGAVLDMGLKSSTKGSRVYAALKGAIDAGLEIPYNDIVLPDDDRITGEHIAQYAQTLDKAEMEKKFSQYLKKGLSPQDLPDHFQSIKEKIEKEVS
- the secY gene encoding preprotein translocase subunit SecY yields the protein MLKEALLQMFSFLPQVRSPTYRVPFKEKLKWTGVILILYFVLTQIPLFGLSATSVDQFAQLRAVMAGSFGSIVTLGIGPIVTASIILQLLVGGKVLDLDLSQPEDKAFFQGTQKLLAMIFTLFEGGVLILTGSLQASSPGLEWLMILQVAIGGILIIFLDEVVSKWGFGSGVGLFIAAGVSAQIIIGAFNPLATSVSPGVPSGAIPQFIYLLTTSQPDFSILIPVFSLIVVFLVVVYAQSMRVEIPLSFGGVKGARGKYPLKFIYASNMPVILTSALLLNVQLFAALFQKLGFPILGTISNGQAVSGIAYYLTTPTGISNIFTNPLGVLFYGLVFIGSCILFAWLWVELSNIGPKDVAKQLHGMGMQIPGFRSSRTQFERILKKYIPAITVMGGAAVGLLALGADLTGALGGGTGVLLTVGIVYQLYEEIAKEQLMDVHPMLRNFLGE
- a CDS encoding 30S ribosomal protein S14 — encoded protein: MPRKYGKASRKCRRCGDHSALVRRYGLMLCRQCFRELAPKIGFKKFN
- a CDS encoding adenylate kinase → MKVVVVAGIPGSGSTTVLKHALKEANYIHVNYGDVMLEIALGMELVEERDSLRKLPPETQKKIQKKAAKAIKERSAESNIIVDTHCTIRTPSGFLPGLPQWVLEKLQPDMFILIEADGDEILMRRITDTTRTRDSERLNDIKLHQEMNRATAMAYAVYTGATVKIIENHNDRLDESVNEMKGTLK
- a CDS encoding 30S ribosomal protein S8, translated to MTLMDPLANALTNMRNNEMQGNNKCNITPASKMIGQVLRTMQKEGYIGEFEYVDDEKAGQFTVELEGNINKCGVIKPRHAVKNDEFEKFEKRYLPSKNFGIMIVTTSEGIMTHQEAKEHGIGGRLLVYVY
- a CDS encoding 50S ribosomal protein L14, with product MKAITSKVSKSLPIGARLQCVDNTGAREVEIVSVKGYKGVRRRLGSAGVGDMVVISVKKGTVDMRREVTTAVVVRQKKEFRRADGLRVKFEDNAAVIVTPEGMLKGSEIRGPVAKEAADRWPSVGSAASIIV
- a CDS encoding 50S ribosomal protein L6; the encoded protein is MALAVVLREEIPVPEGVEVTIDKEVTVNGPKGELKRKFNQGNVTIKQEDSMVVLETRFPKKKDKAMLGTIKSHISNMIQGLTEGFTYRMKIVYAHFPMTVKAAKEKVTIENFLGERYPRTAKVVGTAQVKVQGDEVIITGVNKEDVGQTMANLEQATKIKGRDPRVFQDGIYLVAKE
- a CDS encoding EMC3/TMCO1 family protein, whose product is MAFEFITQPVFAALDFVFMPLINTFGPMIGVFVISTIVAFFITLANKLLVDQDKLQDSQKKMKSFQQEMMAAQKSGDPKAMAKVQENQAEFMKMQQQMMMNSFKPMIVTFVPIILVFWWMGQETFISKLVVELPSFIFYVLLVPVFHTFYHQSPGVPYMAIEWLGWYFLCSFAMSMVFRKFMGLKSGGI